The genomic region CATCGTCACCTCGCGCAGCGTCCCGACGCCCACGCAGGACGTCGACGGCACCGTGGCCTGGCTGTCGGACCGCGAGCTGCGCGCCGGCGCCAAGGTGCTGCTGAAGCACGGCACCCGCACCGTCCAGGCCATCGTCAAGCAGGTCGGCGGTCGCCTCGACCTCGATGCAGCGCGGCTCCAGCCGGCCGACACGCTCGGACTCAACGACATCGGCCACGTGACGCTGCGCCTCGCCTCCCCCATCGCGGCCGAGGAGTACCTGCACTCACGCGCCGCTGGAGCCTTCCTGCTGATCGACGCGCACGACGGCGCGACGCTCGCCGCGGGCATGGTGGGCGACGCCCTGCTGGCGACGGCCGCGGTCTGACCCGGGCATGGCACCTGGTCCCTCCGGCAGTCTTCCACTGACCCTGCGCCTGGCTGGCCGCCGGGTGCTCGTGGTCGGCGGCGGACACGTCGCGACGCGGCGCACTCACGCGCTGGTCGACGCCGGCGCCGAGGTTGTCGTGGTCTCGCCCGCGGTCAGCGCCCGCATCGGCGAGCTCGCCGACCTCGGGGTCGTGACCTGGCATCGGCGCGGCTACGAGTCCGCCGACCTCGACGGGGCCTGGCTCGTGCAGACCGCGACCGACTCCCCCGTCGACCACACCGTCGCCGCGGACGCCGAGGAGCGGCGCATCTGGTGCCTCAAGGGCGGTGATCCCGACGCCGCCACGGCCTGGGTCCCGGCCGTCGCGGAGATCGACGACATCACGATCGCGGTCAGCGGAGGTGGCGACGCCCGGCGCGCGTCCCAGCTGCGCGACGCCGTCGCCGCTGCGCTCCAGGGCGGTGAGCTCCCCCTGCGTCACCGCACGCACCACCCAGGCGGGTCGGTGGCCCTCGTCGGCGGGGGCCCGGGCGACCCGGGTCTGCTGACCTCGCGCGGGCGACGCCTCCTGGCCGAGGCCGACGTGGTCGTGGTCGACCGTCTCGGCCCCGTGCAGCTGCTCGACGAGCTCTCCCCCGACGTCAAGGTCATCGACGTCGGCAAGCGTCCCGACCACCATCCGGTGCCCCAGGACGAGATCAACCAGATCCTGGTCGACCAGGCTCGCGCCGGCAAGGTCGTCGTGCGCCTCAAGGGCGGCGACCCCTACGTCCTCGGCCGCGGCGGCGAGGAGCGGCTCGCGTGCGAGGCGGCGGGCATCCCGGTCGAGGTCGTGCCCGGGGTCACCAGCGCGATCTCGGTCCCGGCGGCCGCGGGCATCCCGGTGACCCACCGCGGTGTCGCGACGGGCTTCACGGTCCTGACCGGGCACGAGGAGCTGGGCCACCTGCCCCTCGGCGGCCACCACACGATCGTGATGCTGATGGGGGTGCGACGGCTCGCCACGACGGCGGCCGAGCTCGTGGCCGCCGGTCACGACCCGGCGACCCCCGTCGCGGTGGTCGAGCGCGGGTCCCTCCCCGACCAGCGGGTCACGGTCGGCACGCTGGCCTCGATCGCCGATCGTGCCGCTGCAGTCGGGGCGCGAGCCCCGGCCGTGACCGTCATCGGAGACGTCGTTCGCCTCTGCCCCGCCTGGACCGACTGACCCACCCGGCCGCGGTTCAGGCCCTGACCCGGCGGACCCACCAGAGTCCGACGAACGGCAGGACGAGCGGGATGAAGCCGTAGCCGGCGCCGAAGTCGCTCCACACCGTGGCGTCCGGGAAGAGCTCGGCGTCGACCAGCGTCAGGAGCCCGACCCCGAGCACACCGGCCAGCTCGAAGCCGATCGTCGCGACCGCCAGCGTCCGACGGTCGGTCGCGAGCGCGTAGGTGGCCACGAGGTACACGACACCGGCCAGGGCCGACAGCGCGTACGCGACGGGAGCCTCCGAGGCCTTCGAGCTGAGCTGGTAGACCGATCGTGCCGTCGCGGCCAGGGCGAACACGGCGTAGACGGCCACCAAGGCGCGGCCGAAGCCGGTCGAGGTGGATCGGGAGGGGCGGGCCTCAGACATACGCGCCCTGCCAGATCCCCAGGATCCGCACGACGAGGACGGCGACGGTCAGCATCGCCACGAGCACGACACCGGTGCCCCATCGGGACTTCTCGGCGACCCCCCACAGGACGGCCGCCGGCGGGATCACGAGCACCGTCACGAGGTAGGAGATGAACAATACGCCGTCGACGTCACGATCGGTGCGCGACAGCGCCACGGAGCCCCCGACCAGGAGCGCCAGCAGGACCAGCTCCAGCACGATCACGACGTAGAACAGACCGTTCGAGAAGGCCGCGTCGCGCCACATCAGCCACCCGGCGTACACCGCTGCGACCAGCGCGAGGCCGGCCACCGCGTACGCGACGGGATCGTTCACATGGTTCCTCTCCGGCGAATCTCCGCCACGGAGTCTGTCACAAAGCCATTCCAGGTCGACACGCGACGGAACATGAAGTGCCCTGCCCCCGGCAGCGAGGTCCACTCGATGCTCGCGGCGATCGATCGCGCCTGCTCGGCCCAGACCTTGCTCAGCGGTGCGGAGGTCCAGCGGTCACGGGTGCCGTGCAGGATCCGGACGTCCCGGCCGGCCACCCCCGCGATCGGCTCGCCCTCCGGGAGCCACGGCGCCAGCGCCACCACACCGATGACTCCCTTCTCGTCCGCGACGCGGCAAGCGGTGCGTCCGCCCATCGAGTGCCCGACCAGCACGATCGGGAGACCCGGGTGGGCGTCCCGCAGCTCGGCCAGGGCCGCGCGGGCGTCGCCGACGGGCGACGGCGCGGCCGGGTCGTTCCACCCTCGGGCGCCGAAGCGGATCACGTAGGAGAGCGCCGTGTCGTCGAACGCGCCGACGCGCTTCGCCATGGCGTTGACCCGCCACCAGCTGGCGTGCTTCTTCTCGACCGGCTCGAGGTTGTCCTGCTGCCCGCCGTGCAGAAACAGAACGACGCATCCCGCATCAGGCGTATCGTGGACTCGCTCAAGGACATAGGTCACGAGCGTCATCGTCACATGCGCCAGCAGCCGCTGCAGGCCGTCAGGGCGTGATTGGTGACACCGCGAAATGCCACCCATCCAAGGCGTGAGCGGCAGCGAATTTACTATGAAACCCCCAGAGAGGCACCTCATGGCCACATCACCAGCGTCGCGACCGGGCGACAGCCGACCGCTGAGCGCGGTCGGCTCCGACTCGGCTCCGGACCTCGACGACCTGTTGGTGCGCACCGCCCGCGGTGACGACCAAGCCTTCGCCGCTCTGTACGACGCGCTCGGTGCCTCCGTGCTCGGACTGGCCCGGCGCCTCGTCCGCAACCCGGCCCGCGCCGAGGAAGTCACGCAGGAGGTCTTCCTCCAGGTGTGGCGTACCGCGACCCGCTTCGACCCCGACCGAGGTCGGGCGAAGACGTGGGTCCTGGTCCTGGCGCACCGCCGGGCCGTCGACGCCATCCGGCACGACCAGGCGGCCTCCGACCGTGAGGACGCCTACGAGTGGGTCGGTTCCGACCATGACGTGGTCTCCGAGGAGGTCATCGTCAACATCGAGCACCAGCAGGTGCGTCGCTGCATGGACGGCCTGACCGAGCTGCAGCGCGAGGCCGTCAACCTCGCGTACTACGGGGGTTACACCTATCCCGAGGTCGCCGAGATGCTCGATGCGAACCTCGCCACCGTCAAGACCCGAATGCGCGACGGACTCATCCGCCTGCGCGACTGCATGGGAGTCGCAGCATGACCGTCGAACTACACTCACTCATTGGCCCGTACGCGCTCGGAGCGCTGGACGAGGACGAACGGGACGACTTCGAGTCCCACCTCGACAGCTGCCCCACCTGCGCGGAGGAGCTCGACGGATTCATCGCCACGAGCATCCGCCTGGGCGAGGCCGTGGCGGCCGAGCCGCCGGCTGAGTTGCGCGCCCACATCCTGGCCGCAGCCAGCAAGACTTCGCAGGAGCGGCCCACGGTCGTGGCCCTGCGACCCCGGTCCCTGCGCAAGCGCATTCCCGGGCTCATCGCGGCGGCTGCTGTCGTCGTGGCCGCCGCAGGAGTGACGGCCTACGTCAGCGAGCACCAGCAGGTGCAGGACGTCCGCGCCGAGCAGTCCAACGTCGAGCGGGTCATGACCGCGGGAGACGCGGTCACGAGCGAGAGCCAGCTGGGCTCGGCCTCGATGACGCTCACCCACTCGCCCTCCGAGGACGCGCTGGTGCTCGCGGTCAAGAAGCTCCCGGCCCTCAACGACCAGACCTACCAGCTCTGGACCGTCCGCGATGGCGTCACGAGCTCGGCAGGCCTGATCGACAGCAGCGACCTGGTGTACGTCGGCCAGGTCGACGGGGTCGAGCAGCTCGCGCTGACGGTCGAACCGGCCGGCGGCTCGGAGCGACCGACGTCGCTGCCGTTGGCGACCATGCAGCTCTGACCGGATCGGGACCCGTCATGATGGTCGGATGCAGAATCCGATCGTCCTGATCAACCCCGCCATGGCCGTCGGCTCGCGCTACTACGAGCCGCTGGTCAGGTCCTTCGAGGCGCGCGGGTGGGAGGCCCTGGCCCTGCGACGTCGCGGCTTCGAGGACGACCTGCCCACGGCATCTCGCCGCACCGACTGGTCGTACGCCGACGAGATCGCCGACCTGGACGACGCGATCGCCGCGGCACGCGCCGGGGCTCCCGATCGCCCCGTCATCGTCCTGGGCCACAGCCTCGGTGGCCAGATCGCTGCCGGGCAGTGCATCGGCGCCGACGTCGAGGGCCAGGGTCCCGATGCCATCGTGGGCATCGGCGCCTCCACCCCGTGGTTCCGCCGATACCCGCGCGCCGGCCTGCCGGTCCTCGCGGCCGGTGCCATGGCGTGGCCGCTGACCCTCGCGTTCGGCTACCTCCCGAAGCCGGCGTTCGGCGCACCGGGGGCGCGGACCCTGATGCGCGAGTGGGGCGCCTGGGCCGTGACGGGACGACCCCCCTTCCCCGTCCACCGCCGGATCGACGTGCCCACGCTCGTCGTCAAGCTCCAGGCCGACCCCTACGCGGTCTCCGCGGCCACGGACGACTACGTCGAGCGGTTCTGCGACCCCGCCCTCACGACGCGCTGGACCCTGACACGTGAGGCCGCCGGCCCCGACGGCACGACCGACCACGTGCGCTGGGTCCGCAGCCCCGCCGCCGTGGTCGACCGTGTCGTCGACTTCTGGGATCAGGCCTCCGCGAAGGCTTCCAGTGGCGGGCACGAGCAGGTCAGGTTCCGGTCGCCGTAGGCCTGGTCGATCCGGCCCACCGGCGGCCAGTACTTGTCGTCGGTGGAGCCCGAGGGGAACACGCCCGAGGCCACCGGGTAGGCGTGTGACCACTCGAGCAGCTGGCGCGCCGTGTGCGGAGCGTTGACCAGCGGGTTGTCGTCGGCATCCACCTCGCCGCTGGCCACCTGGTCGATCTCGGCCCGGATCGCGAGCATCGCGTCGCAGAAGCGGTCCAGCTCGGCGAGGTCCTCGGACTCGGTCGGCTCGATCATGAGCGTTCCCGCGACGGGGAAGCTCATGGTCGGGGCGTGGAATCCGTAGTCGATGAGCCGCTTGGCGACGTCGTCGATCGTGAGACCGGCCTGCTTCGTGATCTGGCGCAGGTCGAGGATGCACTCGTGGGCCACGAGCTCGTGGTCACCGGAGTACAGCACCGGGTACGCCTCGCCGAGGCGCTTGGCGACGTAGTTGGCTGCCAGGACCGCCACCGAGGTGGCCTGGGTGAGGCCGTCGGCGCCCATCAGGGCGATGTACGCGAACGGGATCGGCAGGATGCCCGCGGAGCCGTACGGCGCCGCGCTGATCGGGCCGAGACCCTCACGGCGGGAGACATCGGGGTGCAGGGGATGCGTCGGCAGGAACGGTGCGAGGTGCTCCCCCACCGCGACGGGGCCCACGCCCGGTCCGCCGCCACCGTGCGGGATGCAGAACGTCTTGTGCAGGTTCAGGTGCGACACGTCGCCGCCGAACTCGCCCGGGCGGGCGTGCCCGACCAGCGCGTTGAGGTTGGCGCCGTCGACGTACACCTGACCACCGTGCTGGTGGACGATGTCGCACAGCTCGGTGATGCCGTGCTCGTACACCCCGTGCGTCGACGGGTAGGTGACCATGATCGCGGCGAGATCGGAGGCGTGGGCCTCGCACTTGGCCCGCAGGTCGACCAGGTCGACCTCCCCCTCGTCGGTCGAGGACACCACGACGACCTTCATGCCGGCCATCACGGCGGAGGCCGCGTTCGTGCCGTGTGCCGAGCTGGGGATCAGGCAGACCGTGCGCGCCTCGTCGCCCCGGCTGCGGTGGTAGGCGCGGATCGCCAGCAACCCGGCGAGCTCGCCCTGGGAACCAGCGTTCGGCTGGATGGAGACCCGGGCGTAGCCCGTGAGATCGGCGAGCCAGCCCTCGAGCAGGTCGATGAGCTCGATGAAGCCCACGGCGTCCTCGGCCGGCACGAACGGGTGCAGCTCGGCGAAGCCCGGGTAGCTGATGGGCTCCATCTCGGCCGTGGCGTTGAGCTTCATGGTGCAGGAGCCGAGCGGGATCATGCCGCGATCGAGCGCGTAGTCACGGTCGCTGAGCTTCTTGAGGTAGCGCAGCATCTGCGTCTCGCTGCGGTGCTCGGAGAAGACCGGGTGCGTGAGGATCTGGTCGGTGCGCAGGAGTCCGGTCGGAAGCGCCGACCCGGGAGTTCCGGCCTGCGGATCGACGCCGAACGCCTGGAGCACGGCGATGACGTGCTCGGAGGTCGTGGCCTCCGACGCGCTGACGCCGACCAGGTCGGGGTCCAGCTGGCGCAGGTGCACCCCGGCGGCGCGGGCCGCGGCCACCACCTCGGCCGCGCGACCCGGCACCTCGACCGTGAGCGTGTCGAAGAAGGCGTCCGACGTGAGGGTGAGCCCGCCCTCACGAAGGCCCCCGGCGATCGTGGCGGCGTGGGCGTGGGTCCGGGCCGCGATCTCCCGCAGGCCCTCGGCCCCGTGGTACACCGCGTACATCGACGCCGTGACCGCGAGCAGCACCTGAGCCGTGCAGATGTTCGAGGTCGCCTTCTCGCGACGGATGTGCTGCTCGCGCGTCTGCAGCGCCAGGCGGTAGGCAGGACGACCGGCGGCATCGATCGACACGCCGACGAGGCGGCCGGGCAGGTGCCGCTCGAGACCGGCTCGGACGGCCATGAAACCGGCGTGCGGGCCGCCGTAGAACATCGGGACGCCGAAGCGCTGGGCCGAGCCGACCGCGACGTCGGCGCCCATCGAGCCGGGCGAGGCGAGGAGCACCAGGGCGAGCGGGTCGGTCACGACGACCGCGAGACCGTTCGCGGCGTGGGTCGCCTCGATCACGGCCCGGGGATCGACGATGGCTCCGTCGCTGCGGGGGTACGCGATGATGGCGCCCGCGCAGTCGTCGACCGGCAGGCCCTGGGCGAGGTCGGCGTGCACGAGCTCGATGCCCATCGCCTCGGCCCGGGTCGCGATGACCGCGATCGTCTGGGGGTGCAGACCCGAGTCCACCACGACGGGTGCGGTGTCGCGTCCGCGGACCGCGCGACGCACGAGCGTCATGGCCTCAGCCGCCGCGGTGCCCTCGTCGAGCAGGGAGGAGTTGGCGGTCGGCAGGCCCGTGAGGTCACCGACGAGCGTCTGGTAGTTCAGCAGGGCCTCCAGCCGGCCCTGGGAGATCTCCGGCTGGTACGGCGTGTAGGCCGTGTACCAGGAGGGGTCCTCGAGCACGTTGCGGCGGATGACCGGCGGCGTGAGGGTCGGGTGGTAGCCGACGCCGATCATTGCCACACCCGGGTTGTTGCGCTCTGATAGCGCCCGCAGGCGGTCGAGCACCTCGTGCTCGCTCTGGCCCACCGCGGAGACCTCGGTGGCCTGCTGGGTGCGGATGCCCGCCGGCACGGCCGCCGCCATCAGGGCGTCGAGCGAGTCGAAGCCGACCCGTTCCACCATCGCGGCGATGTCGGAGGGGCGGGGGCCGATGTGGCGATCGACGAACGAGGTCACGTGACGCTCCAGAGGGGTCAGTACAGAGGGGTCGAGGGGTGCTCCCCTCCCCTTCTGTCGGCGGACCTCCAGAATCGCTTCGTCCGCGTGGTCCTGGGTGCCTGAGAGGTTCCGGGGAGGAATTGCCCCTTCGGCGCTGCCCTGGGTGGGCCAGTCTCTCCCACACGGCGTCTACAGCCCGGTCAGCCTAGCAAGCGGCACCGACCCACGGCACGGAACGCGCGCGGCGTGCCTCACGCGACGGGGGTGGGAGCGGTTCAGGGCTGCCAGGCGGGGTCGCGGCCGATGAATCCCAGGAGCTGCTCCTGGACCGTGGCGTCGGCGGGCACGGGCACCGCGGGGCCGTACTGGCCGGAGGTGCGCAGCACGTCGTCGATGGGGCGCAGGCCTGCGAGCAGGTCGGCGCAGAAGTCGGCGTCGAGGGAGTCGTCCTGCCCGGTGGCACGGGCGAGGTCCCACGTGTGCATGAAGACGTCGGCGGTGTAGAACCGGTCGATCGCGGTGGCGAGCGGGTGCTCGCCCGCGTACGGATGCACGAAGACCCGGTCGGCGTCGGGAGCATCGAGCAGCTCCTGGACCTGTCCGACGTGATGGCTCCAGGCCGCCAACGGCTCATCGGCAACGGGCGGACCCGCAGCCAGGTCGACGCCACCCGCGGCGAGGAAGGCACCGGACCAGGTGATCAGGTGGTCGACGACGTCGACGGCCGTCCAGTCCGACACCGGGGTCGGGACGCTCCAGTCGGTCACGCCCTCGATCCGGTGCGTCATGGCGCCGGCGAAACGGCGGTGCCGGTCGGCCGCGCCGTCCATCGAGAGAGTCAGCTGGCGCCGCGCGCGCGGCGACGGGCGGAGAGCTCGTCGGTCAGGACCGTCTCGTCGACGGTCTGCTCGCTGGGCAGCTCGTGGAGGGAGCCCTCGATCTCCTTCCAGACACCACCGATGGCGATGCCGAAGACGCCCTGGCCACCGCGCAGGAGGTCGATGACCTCGTCGGCGGAACGGCACTCGTACACGCTGGCGCCGTCGCTCATCAACGTGACCTGGGTCAGGTCGTCGGTGCCCCGCTGACGCAGGTGGTCGATCGCGGTCCGGATCTGCTGGAGCGAGACCCCGGCGTCGAGCAGCCGCTTGATGATCTTGAGCAGCAGGATGTCGCGGAAGGAGTACAGGCGCTGGGTGCCCGACCCGGTGGCCGACCGCACGGAGGGCTCCACGAGCTTGGTGCGCGCCCAGTAGTCGAGCTGGCGGTACGTGATGCCGGCGGCCGAGCAGGCGGTGGGGCCCCGGTAGCCGGTGCCGCCGGGGACGGGCGCCAGGTCGTCGTCGAACAGCAGACCTTGGTCGCCGGCTGCGGCAGCAGCAGCGTCGTCGCGCCCCGAGGTGTCAGGTGCAGCGTCGCGGGGTTCGATCATGGCACGGCCCTTCAATGGCGTCGGTACGACGAAGACTACCCCGGACGAATTGCACCGGGGTCATTTCGACAGCACCCTCAAGTTAAAGGTGAGGGTTAGGGTGGTCAAGCACCGCTGCGGCGTGTCGGCGACCGAACCACGCGCCGAAGCCCGGATCGCACCGTGGGCTACCCGAAGTCCTCCGGCTCGACGTCGTCGAGGAACTCCCGGAAGCGCTCGACCTCCGCCTCCTCGTCGGACTCCGGCACGAGCCCCGCCGCGTCCAGGACGTCCTCGGCCACGAGCACCGTGGCCCCCGCCCGGAGGGCGAGGGCGATGCCGTCCGACGGACGCGCCTCCACGACGGCACCGGACTCGAAGTGCAGCTCGGCGTAGAAGATCCCGTCGCGGACGTCGACGATCTCGACCCGTTGGAGGTCGTCGCCCAGTGCCTCGACCACGGTCGCCATCAGCTCGTGGGTGAGGGGCCGGGCGGTGGGCGTTCCCTGGAGGGCGAACGCGATGGCCGACGCCTCGACCGCACCGATCCAGATCGGCACGACGCGGGCACCACCGACCTCGCGCAGCAGCACGAGCGGCTGGTTGGCGGGCATGTCGACCCGGACCCCGACGATCTCGACCTCACGCACCGTCGTCACCTCTGCAGGAGGGACCGGAGCACCAGCGTGTGCAGGCGGATGGACCCCGCCGCCAGGGCGGCCGCCGTGGCCTCGGCGTCGTCGCCGGATCGCGGCCCGACGACCTGGTCGACGAGGTCGGCCTCACGCTGGGCGGCCGACCGGACCTGGCGCAGGTGCCTCGGCTCGACACCCAGGCGCGCGAGCTCGGCGACCGCACTCGCGATCGCGAGGTCGTCGCCGTCGTAGTACTTCTGCCGGGCGCGACGCACGATGAGCCCGTGCGCCTCCATCTCGTCGAGCAGCTCTTCGTCGATGGCGGCCTGCTCGAGCAGGTCGTCACGGGTGAGCCGCTCGCGGCTGGGGCGCTCGCTGAAGGTCTCGGCCGTGGGCAGGCCGTCCTCGGCCAGCGACAGGTGCCGGCCCGTCTGGTCGGTCGGGACCCGTCCGTTGTCCACGTCGTCGAGCACCTGGCGGATGTGGCTCAGCGGCCAGAACGCATCGCGCTGCTGCCGCAGGATGAACCGCAGCCGCTCGACGTCGTCGAAGCTGAACTTGCGGTAGCCCGACGGCGTGCGCTCGGGCTCGAGCAGGCCCTCGGACTCGAGGTAGCGGATCTTGGTGATCGTGAGGTCGGGGAACTCCGTCAGGAGCTCGTCCAGGACCTTGCCGATGCCGAGGCGCTCGAAGGAGGCAGCGCCACCCGTCATGCCGAGGCCGCCTCAAGCTCGCTCATGCCGAGCCCTGGATCAGCCACGGCCGCGCGCGGCGCTGCTGTCGAAGTACAGGAGGCGGAACTTGCCGAACTGCACCTCGTCGCCACCGGCGAGGGCGATGTCGCGCTCGATGCGGTCGCGGTTGACGTAGGTGCCGTTCAGGCTGCCCTTGTCGGACACGACGAAGGTGTCGCCGTCGCGACGGAAGGTGGCGTGACGACGCGAGACGCTGATGTCGTCGAGGAAGATGTCGCTGCCCGGGTGGCGACCCACCGTGACCTCGTCGGCGTCGAGGAGGAAGCGGGAACCCGCCTCGGGGCCGCGCTGCACGAGCAGCATCGACGAGCCACTGGGGAGCTTCTCGACCGTGGCGAGGTCGTCGGCCGACATCTCCTCGGTGTCGTGGTCGACGTAGGGGATGTGGGTCGTGTGCTCGACCGAGTCACGCGGGTCAGGCCCGCCGTCACGTGGCATCGTCATGTGCACTCCCTTCGTGCTGCGCAGCGCTCGCGCGGGGCGCGTGCGGTTCGATGGTCAACCTAACATCCGCAGGCGTCACCCTGAGGTGAGCGCGGCGTAGGCCTCAGGCGTCAGCAGGCCGTCGGTGGCGTCCTCGTCGACTCGCACTTTGAAGAGCCATCCCTCGCCGTACGGATCGGAGTTGATGACCTCCTCGCTGCCGTCGAGCGCCTCGTTGCGGGACACGACCTCGCCGGACACGGGGCTGAAAATGTCACTGACCGACTTGGTCGACTCCAGCTCACCGACCGTGGACCCGGACTCGACCGCGTCGCCGACCTGCGGCAGCTCGACGTAGACGATGTCGCCGAGCTGGTCCTGGGCGAAGTCGGTGATGCCGATCGTGACGACGTCGCCGTCGACGCGCACCCATTCGTGCTCTTCGCTGTAGTGCAGGTCCTCGGGGATCACGGGCGCTCCTTCAAGCAGTCCGAACAGGGTCGGTGGGTCGTGCGGAGGTCAGGAATCGCCCCGAGCGTACTCGGGGGTCACGACGTCAGCCAGGGCGGTGATCGTGATGCTGTCCACACGCTCGACCGAGAGTGTGCCACCTCGGGACTCGACTCGGTCGGCGATCCCGCCACGGAAGTCGATCGCCGGTGCCATCGTGGCCGGATCGCCGATCGCCTCGATGACGTAGGGCCCCTCGACCGCCCTGCCCGAGACCAGGACTCCCCCGGACTCGTCGTCGTCGGCGAACCAGGTCCGGGCGACGACCCGGGCGAAGCCGTTGATCACGATCGCCTCGGCGCCCGCGTCGCGGAGCTCCTGCACCGTGTCGAGCAGGAGCGAGGCGCCGATCGTGCCGTCGGGGTCGGACAACGTCAGCCGCACGCCCGGGCCGGTGGCCCCGACCGTCCCGGCCAGGATCGAGAGGTCGTCGAGTCGACGCTGCGCCTCCCGCTGGGCGGTCTGGGACGCGTCGGTGGAGGTCCTCAGGTCGTTGCGCGTGGCGGTCAGGTCCTCGATCTGGTCCGAGAGGCGCCCGTTCGTCGCATCGAGGGTCTTCAGCAGCTCGACGAGCTCGACGCTGCGCAGGTTCTGGTAGCCGTCGGCCTCGTCCTGACCCAGCTGGACCGTGACCGTGAAGGCCAGCAGGGCCAGCAGTGCCGCCGTGAGCAGCTGGCGCGAACGCTGGCGCACGACCGGAGGACGTTCCTCGCGCACCTCGCCCTCCGCGACGTCGTCCGCCCGGTCGACCTCCGGCTCGCCCTCGGGCTGCTCGTCGGGGTCACGCATGGAACACCCGGCGACGGATGGCCGCCGCGTTCGCGAAGATCCTGATGCCGAGCACCACGAGGACGCCCGTCGACAGCTGGGAGCCCACGCCCAGCTGGTCGCCGAGGAACACGATGAAGGCGGCGATCAGCACGTTCGAGACGAAGGACACGACGAAGACCCGGTCGTCGAAACGCCGCTCGCCGAGCGCGCGCAGGGCGCCCACCACGGCGTCGAGGGCCGCGACGATCGCGATCGGCAGGTAGGGCTGCAGGGCCACGGGCACCTCGGGCTGGAGCACCAGACCGACCGCGACGCCCACGGCGAGGCCGAGGATCGGGATCATGAGGTTCCTTCCTCGGCCGGCGCCGGGGTGGCGCGGGTGATGGTCGTGCGATGTCCAGGGGCTGCGGGCAGCACCTGATCGTCGGCATCGAGCACGTCGTACGTCAACTCGTCCTGGTTCTCGCGCCGCTCCCAGTATCCGTCCTCGCCGCTCGTCTCGAGGCGTTCGCGGATCGCGTCGCGGTCGCCGATGACCGAGAACACGTACGGTCCACCGATCGAGGTGAAGTTGATCGTGATCGCACCGCCGGCTGCCCGCAGCGACGTGAGGGCCCCCCAGCGCTGCCCGTTGATCGCGATCGCCTCGGCCCCGCCGATCCAGAGCTCGTTGACCAGGGCCCGCAGCTCTCCGTCGCCCAGGGCGACCCCGTCCGCGGGGTCGATCGTGATGCGCAGACCGTCGCCGCGGACCTCCGACGCACCCACGGCGACGTCGTCGGCGACCTCGGCGGGCGTCCTCTGCAGGTCTCCGCGCAGCGACGCGACCTCGGCCTCCAGCGCCGCGACCTGGAGCTGCAGGTCGCTCTGCTGGGCCTGGCCCTGCTGGATGTCGGCCAGCAGGGCCTCGCGGGTCTCGCTGCGCGACGGACGGTCCTGGTAGTACTGCACCGCGGTGATGGTCACCATCAAGGTGAAGAGCGTGAGCACGAGGGCCGTCGCCGCCGTGTTGAGTCCGCGCGATCGCGAGTAGCGGCCCGGCCGCACGACGTAGTAGTCGTCGTCGAGGGCGCGCTCGGCGATCTGGTCGAGCAGGCCCGTGGCCTCGCGGCTGTACGGGGTGCGCTCGGGCCTGGGGGTGCGGGTGCCGGGGGCACCCGACCGGTCGGGGCGCATCGGGTCAGCCCGGGTGGCGCTCGCCGCGCGCCGGACGGTCGTCCGGGGCCAGCCTTGCCGAGGTCGTCAGCAGGCGGCGGACCTGGAACGCGTAGAGGACACCGCCCCACCAGTACAGGCCGACGCCCCAGATGGCGAAGCC from Aeromicrobium sp. Sec7.5 harbors:
- the cobA gene encoding uroporphyrinogen-III C-methyltransferase codes for the protein MAPGPSGSLPLTLRLAGRRVLVVGGGHVATRRTHALVDAGAEVVVVSPAVSARIGELADLGVVTWHRRGYESADLDGAWLVQTATDSPVDHTVAADAEERRIWCLKGGDPDAATAWVPAVAEIDDITIAVSGGGDARRASQLRDAVAAALQGGELPLRHRTHHPGGSVALVGGGPGDPGLLTSRGRRLLAEADVVVVDRLGPVQLLDELSPDVKVIDVGKRPDHHPVPQDEINQILVDQARAGKVVVRLKGGDPYVLGRGGEERLACEAAGIPVEVVPGVTSAISVPAAAGIPVTHRGVATGFTVLTGHEELGHLPLGGHHTIVMLMGVRRLATTAAELVAAGHDPATPVAVVERGSLPDQRVTVGTLASIADRAAAVGARAPAVTVIGDVVRLCPAWTD
- a CDS encoding alpha/beta fold hydrolase, yielding MTLVTYVLERVHDTPDAGCVVLFLHGGQQDNLEPVEKKHASWWRVNAMAKRVGAFDDTALSYVIRFGARGWNDPAAPSPVGDARAALAELRDAHPGLPIVLVGHSMGGRTACRVADEKGVIGVVALAPWLPEGEPIAGVAGRDVRILHGTRDRWTSAPLSKVWAEQARSIAASIEWTSLPGAGHFMFRRVSTWNGFVTDSVAEIRRRGTM
- the sigK gene encoding ECF RNA polymerase sigma factor SigK → MATSPASRPGDSRPLSAVGSDSAPDLDDLLVRTARGDDQAFAALYDALGASVLGLARRLVRNPARAEEVTQEVFLQVWRTATRFDPDRGRAKTWVLVLAHRRAVDAIRHDQAASDREDAYEWVGSDHDVVSEEVIVNIEHQQVRRCMDGLTELQREAVNLAYYGGYTYPEVAEMLDANLATVKTRMRDGLIRLRDCMGVAA
- a CDS encoding anti-sigma factor; this translates as MTVELHSLIGPYALGALDEDERDDFESHLDSCPTCAEELDGFIATSIRLGEAVAAEPPAELRAHILAAASKTSQERPTVVALRPRSLRKRIPGLIAAAAVVVAAAGVTAYVSEHQQVQDVRAEQSNVERVMTAGDAVTSESQLGSASMTLTHSPSEDALVLAVKKLPALNDQTYQLWTVRDGVTSSAGLIDSSDLVYVGQVDGVEQLALTVEPAGGSERPTSLPLATMQL
- a CDS encoding alpha/beta fold hydrolase produces the protein MQNPIVLINPAMAVGSRYYEPLVRSFEARGWEALALRRRGFEDDLPTASRRTDWSYADEIADLDDAIAAARAGAPDRPVIVLGHSLGGQIAAGQCIGADVEGQGPDAIVGIGASTPWFRRYPRAGLPVLAAGAMAWPLTLAFGYLPKPAFGAPGARTLMREWGAWAVTGRPPFPVHRRIDVPTLVVKLQADPYAVSAATDDYVERFCDPALTTRWTLTREAAGPDGTTDHVRWVRSPAAVVDRVVDFWDQASAKASSGGHEQVRFRSP